A region from the Lolium perenne isolate Kyuss_39 chromosome 4, Kyuss_2.0, whole genome shotgun sequence genome encodes:
- the LOC127292992 gene encoding uncharacterized protein, with product MVSYMKLSVTFLLLLSGLVVFGEMEGATAACDVVCFQGGHITCDNYPGQELDGCDCECKPADGKGCVLHLDDGVTHSNCS from the exons ATGGTTTCCTACATGAAGCTGTCCgtcaccttcctcctcctcctctccg GGCTGGTGGTGTTCGGGGAGATGGAAGGCGCCACGGCGGCGTGCGACGTGGTGTGCTTCCAGGGAGGGCACATCACCTGCGACAACTATCCCGGCCAAGAGCTCGACGGCTGCGACTGCGAGTGCAAGCCGGCCGACGGCAAGGGCTGCGTGCTCCACCTCGACGATGGCGTCACACACTCCAACTGTAGCTGA
- the LOC127292991 gene encoding uncharacterized protein: MAPARFPLAFVFLLSGLVVLGTMERTEAVCTYACVQGTYMTCCNKNGNLTGCACPCAPLDGNGCAVHLANGTTIKCPKPKS; the protein is encoded by the exons ATGGCGCCCGCCCGCTTCCCCCTCGCATTCGTCTTCCTTCTCTCAG GACTTGTGGTGCTCGGCACGATGGAGCGCACCGAAGCAGTCTGCACTTATGCGTGCGTGCAAGGAACCTACATGACGTGCTGCAACAAGAACGGCAATCTCACCGGTTGCGCCTGCCCGTGCGCGCCGCTTGACGGCAATGGCTGCGCCGTCCACCTCGCCAACGGCACGACGATCAAGTGCCCCAAGCCCAAGTCGTAG
- the LOC127346903 gene encoding aspartic proteinase nepenthesin-1-like: MRKEMTTSSIFLLLLCATTSLATCCSCFRIELNHVDSKANLTAAEHFRRAGSRAQLRLESLVVTAPLTLGDGDYIAQFTIGSLKVHAMVDTMTNLVWTQCKTCRPHCFQQELDFYDLSMSTTGEAVYCNDSLCAAGYETQPCTGHHGRAGACAVRTTSDFAVDIAGVLLTEEFTFGSTEAKIAFGCITETNNVMGLHLHGASGVLGLGKGALSLVSQVGGNRFSYCLTRDHVQSSSLFVGPSAGLHGDAPFESAPLSLNPPINEPFHSYYLPLATVTVGEPDLDDIPFEALNLQGGLIIDISYPFMLLVDVAYQEVRQVMSRKLGSSLVPSPVDWLELCVAHSDVRRLVPPLELHFGDGTRGGHWTIPPENYWTPVDISTSCMVVLNSALMASPLNKTSIIGNYMQQDMHILYDLDNQEVSFQPADCSSI; the protein is encoded by the coding sequence ATGAGGAAAGAAATGACGACCTCTTCGATCTTCCTTCTCCTTTTGTGCGCCACCACAAGTCTCGCCACCTGCTGCAGCTGCTTCAGGATCGAGCTCAACCACGTGGACTCCAAGGCAAATCTTACGGCGGCCGAGCACTTTCGCCGCGCCGGCTCGCGCGCCCAGCTCCGCCTCGAGTCCCTCGTGGTGACGGCGCCGCTCACCTTGGGGGATGGGGACTACATCGCGCAGTTCACCATAGGCTCGCTGAAGGTGCATGCCATGGTCGACACCATGACCAACCTGGTCTGGACTCAATGCAAGACATGCCGTCCCCACTGCTTCCAGCAAGAGCTGGACTTCTACGACTTGTCGATGTCGACCACCGGGGAGGCCGTGTACTGCAACGACTCCCTGTGTGCCGCCGGGTACGAGACCCAGCCGTGCACGGGCCACCATGGCCGCGCCGGCGCTTGTGCTGTTCGGACGACCTCCGACTTCGCCGTGGACATCGCTGGCGTGCTCCTCACAGAGGAGTTCACCTTCGGATCGACCGAGGCAAAGATAGCATTCGGGTGCATCACCGAGACGAACAACGTCATGGGACTGCACCTCCACGGCGCCTCCGGCGTCCTCGGCCTTGGCAAGGGCGCTCTGTCTCTGGTCTCTCAGGTCGGCGGCAACCGGTTCTCCTACTGCCTCACACGCGACCACGTCCAGTCAAGCTCACTGTTCGtcggcccctcggccggcctgcATGGCGACGCGCCGTTTGAGTCAGCGCCCTTGAGCTTGAACCCCCCGATTAATGAACCTTTCCACTCCTACTACTTGCCTCTGGCCACGGTGACTGTTGGAGAACCTGATCTGGACGACATCCCCTTTGAGGCGTTGAACCTGCAGGGGGGGCTCATCATCGACATCAGCTACCCCTTCATGCTGCTGGTTGACGTCGCCTACCAGGAGGTGAGGCAGGTGATGTCACGGAAGCTGGGCAGTAGCCTCGTCCCGTCGCCGGTCGACTGGTTGGAACTTTGCGTGGCTCACTCGGACGTCCGCAGACTGGTCCCACCACTGGAGCTCCATTTTGGCGACGGCACGCGCGGTGGGCATTGGACGATTCCGCCGGAGAATTACTGGACGCCGGTGGACATCAGCACGTCGTGCATGGTGGTCCTCAACTCGGCGCTCATGGCGTCACCGTTGAACAAGACGTCGATCATAGGGAACTATATGCAGCAGGACATGCATATTCTCTATGATCTTGACAACCAGGAGGTCTCATTCCAGCCCGCGGACTGCAGCTCCATCTGA